Proteins found in one ANME-2 cluster archaeon genomic segment:
- a CDS encoding DUF5615 family PIN-like protein — translation MRFLVDECTGLAVAQWLRLQNHDVVSVYDEIRGADDKEVIKKASEQNRILITNDKDFAELVFREKKQHKGVILLRLEDERAANKIAVLKHLLEKYEKSLPGDFIVVTETTVRITGKT, via the coding sequence ATGCGGTTCCTTGTGGATGAATGCACAGGGCTTGCGGTTGCACAGTGGCTGCGCCTGCAAAATCATGATGTGGTTTCGGTATATGATGAAATCAGGGGCGCGGATGATAAAGAGGTAATCAAGAAAGCCAGTGAGCAAAACCGGATACTGATCACAAACGACAAGGACTTTGCTGAGCTTGTTTTTCGGGAGAAAAAACAGCATAAAGGTGTGATACTTTTGCGTCTTGAAGATGAGAGAGCTGCAAACAAAATAGCTGTACTAAAACACTTGCTTGAAAAATATGAAAAATCACTCCCTGGAGATTTCATTGTTGTTACAGAAACAACTGTAAGAATAACGGGAAAGACATGA
- a CDS encoding PGF-CTERM sorting domain-containing protein, whose product MNKKITAVTLTALMVLTMFTAMVPAASAAKEVAAPYEFICAVNTTQDGAGLSWLNASSKNNPSILYYDLDDNEGKENITMPIFDNLTVPKGELIYSTLPWTDDEGYEYIAWSGAKFAVVDTGNDWIISEKLVDEDDDDDHLLRVGESLSLTGGWAITALEIDVDGKKSWLSLTNDGEEVENIVVTEGNDFTYEEDLGASDDSEVMNFTVETVFAGMNTNLVKINNIDLISTDTVEVESGDEDLFNDFEVDADGTKIEIINKDDDITFSEDDVTDIMDFAVRVNEDGNLVALARIITEPGTYELIGAVNGTQDGAGLSWLNASSRNNPSILYYDLDDNEGKENLTMPIFDNLTVPKGELIYSTLPWTDDEGNEYIAWAGAKFAVVDKGNDWIISAKLVDEDDDDDHLLRVGESLSLTGGWAITALEIDVDGKKSWLSLTNDGEEVEDVVVTEGNDFTYEEDLGASDDTEVMNFTVETVFAGMNTNLVKINNIDLISTDTVEVESADEDLYNDFEVDADGTRIEIINKDDDITFSEDDITDIMDFAVRVNEDGNLVALAQEVIVGGGAVATEAPTVVGTEVATEEPTNVTGVEPGAPTEGPTDAVETEVPTEVPTEDKVPGFEAVFAIAGLLAVAYLVLRQRE is encoded by the coding sequence ATGAATAAGAAAATAACCGCAGTAACATTAACTGCTCTTATGGTGCTTACCATGTTCACGGCAATGGTGCCAGCGGCATCGGCTGCTAAAGAAGTGGCAGCACCGTATGAGTTTATTTGTGCCGTCAATACTACTCAGGATGGTGCTGGTCTTTCATGGCTAAATGCATCATCTAAGAATAATCCGAGTATTCTTTACTATGATTTGGATGACAATGAAGGTAAAGAGAACATAACCATGCCTATCTTTGATAATTTGACTGTTCCAAAAGGTGAATTAATATATAGTACACTACCTTGGACTGATGATGAAGGTTATGAATATATAGCATGGAGTGGTGCTAAATTTGCCGTTGTTGACACGGGTAACGACTGGATTATCAGTGAAAAACTTGTTGATGAGGATGATGATGATGATCATCTTCTGAGAGTAGGTGAATCACTGTCCCTTACTGGTGGCTGGGCGATCACTGCCTTGGAGATTGATGTTGACGGTAAAAAGTCATGGCTATCACTGACTAATGATGGTGAAGAAGTTGAAAATATAGTTGTCACTGAAGGAAATGACTTCACTTACGAGGAAGACCTTGGTGCTTCTGACGATTCCGAAGTCATGAATTTCACAGTAGAGACTGTTTTCGCTGGTATGAACACCAATCTGGTGAAGATAAACAACATAGATTTAATCTCCACAGATACCGTTGAAGTCGAATCTGGCGACGAAGATTTGTTTAATGACTTCGAAGTTGATGCTGATGGTACCAAAATAGAGATAATAAATAAAGACGACGATATTACATTTTCTGAGGACGATGTTACTGATATCATGGACTTTGCAGTTAGGGTTAACGAAGATGGTAATCTTGTAGCTTTAGCAAGGATAATCACTGAACCTGGAACTTATGAGTTGATTGGAGCTGTTAATGGTACTCAGGATGGTGCTGGTCTTTCATGGCTAAATGCATCATCTCGGAACAACCCAAGCATTCTTTACTATGATTTAGATGACAATGAAGGTAAAGAAAATTTAACCATGCCTATCTTTGATAATTTGACTGTTCCAAAAGGTGAATTAATATATAGTACACTACCTTGGACTGATGATGAAGGTAATGAATATATAGCATGGGCCGGTGCTAAATTTGCCGTTGTTGACAAGGGTAACGACTGGATTATCAGCGCGAAACTTGTTGATGAAGATGACGATGATGATCATCTTCTGAGAGTAGGTGAATCACTGTCCCTTACTGGTGGCTGGGCGATCACTGCCTTGGAGATTGATGTTGACGGTAAAAAGTCATGGCTATCACTGACTAATGATGGTGAAGAAGTTGAAGATGTAGTTGTCACTGAAGGAAATGACTTCACTTACGAGGAAGACCTTGGTGCTTCTGACGATACCGAAGTCATGAATTTCACAGTAGAGACTGTTTTCGCTGGTATGAACACCAATCTGGTGAAGATAAACAACATAGATCTAATCTCCACTGATACCGTTGAAGTCGAATCTGCCGACGAAGATTTGTATAATGACTTCGAAGTTGATGCTGATGGTACCAGAATAGAGATAATAAATAAAGACGACGATATTACATTTTCTGAGGACGATATTACTGATATCATGGACTTTGCAGTTAGGGTTAATGAAGATGGAAATCTTGTAGCCCTTGCTCAGGAAGTTATCGTCGGCGGTGGCGCAGTAGCAACCGAAGCCCCAACAGTAGTTGGAACCGAAGTGGCTACAGAGGAACCAACTAACGTAACCGGAGTTGAACCTGGAGCACCGACCGAAGGACCTACTGATGCTGTTGAGACTGAAGTCCCCACAGAAGTGCCTACAGAAGATAAGGTGCCAGGATTTGAGGCTGTGTTCGCTATAGCAGGTCTGCTTGCAGTGGCCTATCTGGTACTGAGACAGCGCGAGTAA
- a CDS encoding VWA domain-containing protein has product MSDIIAERMRSNLKKEYGIKVFHIGKPLLAIRIPKTEINEFDNDDSDYIKELLVDLKDQIHLDEVIHAYIIADKSYVVLDPYDIFCEVFDDVPIPKRKRPDAIQVIEPQPVTKMDHRTPIYRTPTYVAPVPRTPELIAPVYQARGDKKLEVVEEPEIEDTEIGAKSDEKIVRNILSDFAKTRKKKLVIGQMKSGRRAEVLTKGKRGRYVRSRLPDGEVTDIAVAPTIRAAALHAENGKIRVKKSDYREKVRRRRIATLINIVMDTSGSMDEMDKVDITRSVIVALLKDAYQRRDKVSLVTYSGRKGELVLPFTSSVERAKRYLETIPFGGTTPLASGILMGLHSLHNEIKKDPSTIPIMVLVTDGKSNVPLEVGGNIRRELSMVLHYVISEGIHVLIVDMSSHGSKLASEIAEEVNGRYYQPERLNKETLYKAISDQRDDASYFTNV; this is encoded by the coding sequence ATGAGCGATATCATTGCCGAGAGGATGCGAAGTAACCTGAAAAAGGAATACGGCATTAAAGTGTTCCATATCGGCAAACCCCTCCTGGCGATCAGGATACCAAAAACTGAGATCAATGAGTTCGACAATGACGATTCTGACTATATCAAAGAACTGCTGGTGGATTTAAAGGACCAGATCCATCTGGATGAGGTGATCCATGCCTATATTATAGCAGACAAGTCCTATGTTGTGCTGGACCCATACGATATTTTCTGTGAGGTTTTCGATGATGTTCCTATCCCGAAACGTAAGAGACCCGATGCGATTCAGGTGATCGAACCACAACCTGTAACAAAGATGGACCATCGCACTCCCATATACCGTACACCCACCTATGTGGCCCCGGTACCAAGAACACCCGAGTTAATAGCACCAGTATACCAAGCCCGGGGTGATAAAAAGCTTGAAGTTGTGGAGGAACCTGAAATTGAAGATACGGAAATTGGGGCTAAATCAGATGAAAAGATCGTAAGAAATATCCTCAGTGACTTTGCAAAAACACGAAAAAAGAAATTGGTCATCGGCCAGATGAAGAGCGGTAGGCGGGCAGAGGTCCTGACCAAAGGAAAACGGGGCAGGTATGTGAGATCCCGCCTGCCTGACGGCGAAGTTACCGATATTGCAGTGGCCCCAACCATCAGGGCGGCGGCATTGCATGCTGAGAATGGCAAGATCAGGGTCAAGAAGAGCGATTACAGGGAGAAGGTCAGGCGCAGGCGTATTGCCACGCTTATTAATATTGTGATGGATACCAGCGGCAGCATGGATGAAATGGATAAGGTGGATATCACCCGCAGCGTGATAGTGGCGTTATTAAAGGATGCATACCAGCGGAGGGATAAGGTATCGCTGGTCACGTACAGCGGCCGGAAAGGCGAACTGGTACTACCCTTCACGTCATCAGTTGAACGCGCAAAACGATATCTTGAGACAATTCCATTCGGTGGTACCACTCCGCTGGCTTCAGGTATCCTGATGGGACTGCACTCCCTGCACAATGAGATCAAGAAGGACCCATCCACGATTCCCATAATGGTTCTGGTAACGGATGGTAAGTCCAACGTTCCCCTGGAAGTGGGCGGCAATATCCGCAGGGAACTTTCCATGGTGCTGCATTATGTGATAAGCGAAGGAATCCATGTGCTTATTGTGGATATGAGCAGTCACGGTTCAAAACTTGCCAGCGAGATAGCAGAAGAGGTGAACGGCAGATATTACCAGCCCGAACGTCTGAATAAAGAAACACTATATAAGGCCATCAGCGACCAGAGGGATGATGCATCATATTTTACTAATGTTTAG
- the hisF gene encoding imidazole glycerol phosphate synthase subunit HisF, translated as MLTKRIIPCLDVTLDEAGGCVVKGIEFEDLRRAGDPVELAKEYNLQGADELVFLDITASHEGRSTMIDVIERTADEVFIPLTVGGGINSIKDIKSLLRSGADKVSINTAAVKRPALISESSKIFGSQCIITAIDCRRNPDIEDGRDKTIIVLEDGTPAWYEVVIYGGRTPTGIDALRWARQVEGLGAGEILLTSMDRDGTYYGYDLPITRAVSDAINIPVIASGGAAGPEHMFDAFVDGHADAALAASIFHFGEYLVGDVKDYLDDKSVPVRIVH; from the coding sequence ATGCTGACAAAACGGATAATACCGTGTCTGGATGTTACCCTTGATGAGGCTGGCGGTTGTGTGGTCAAGGGGATCGAGTTCGAAGACCTGCGAAGGGCAGGCGACCCGGTTGAACTAGCCAAGGAATATAACCTCCAGGGAGCTGATGAACTGGTCTTTTTGGATATTACTGCATCCCATGAGGGGCGTTCCACTATGATCGATGTGATAGAGCGCACTGCCGATGAGGTGTTCATCCCGCTGACCGTGGGCGGGGGCATTAATTCGATTAAGGATATCAAGTCCTTACTGCGTTCGGGCGCAGATAAGGTATCTATTAATACGGCAGCAGTTAAGCGCCCGGCCCTGATAAGTGAGTCGTCGAAGATATTTGGTTCCCAGTGTATCATAACAGCGATCGACTGCCGCCGGAATCCGGATATTGAAGATGGCCGGGATAAGACCATCATCGTTCTGGAGGACGGCACGCCTGCATGGTATGAGGTGGTTATATACGGGGGCCGCACCCCTACTGGTATTGATGCACTCAGGTGGGCCAGGCAGGTGGAAGGGCTGGGTGCAGGTGAGATCTTGCTGACCAGTATGGACAGGGACGGTACGTATTACGGATATGATCTACCAATTACCAGGGCTGTATCTGATGCGATCAATATCCCGGTGATCGCCTCGGGAGGGGCGGCAGGGCCTGAGCACATGTTCGATGCGTTTGTGGATGGGCATGCAGATGCGGCGCTGGCTGCCAGCATATTCCATTTCGGTGAATACTTGGTGGGAGATGTCAAGGATTATCTGGATGATAAAAGCGTACCTGTTAGAATAGTTCATTGA
- a CDS encoding flap endonuclease-1 produces MGVELGDIFEKHEIQLSDLAGRVVAIDAFNTLYQFLSIIRQRDGTPLMNSRGEVTSHLSGFLYRTTNLVEAGIKPVFVFDGKPPDFKARTLKERSKTRDKAMNRWKEAVAAGKEEEAFIHAQASSHLKEGMVEDAKTLLRFMGIPVVQAPSEGEAQAAHMALTGDADFAASQDYDSLLFGAPRVLRNLTVTGKRKLPRKNIYIDVNPEIIDLEDVLSANGITREQLIDIALLVGTDYNPGIKRVGPKTAMKLIKQHGGIEAVLVEKGEEIENLQVIKDFFLYPDVISDYEISWKSPKESEITDFLCNRHDFSEVRVKGAVGRLVEASDAGQQTLDQWF; encoded by the coding sequence ATGGGTGTGGAATTGGGCGATATCTTTGAAAAACACGAGATCCAGTTAAGTGACCTGGCAGGCAGGGTGGTGGCCATTGATGCTTTCAATACCCTGTACCAGTTCCTGAGTATAATCAGGCAGAGGGACGGTACGCCCCTGATGAATTCCAGGGGTGAGGTGACCTCACATCTATCAGGGTTTTTGTACCGCACCACGAACCTTGTGGAAGCTGGCATCAAGCCGGTATTTGTATTCGACGGTAAGCCCCCGGATTTCAAGGCCCGGACCCTGAAGGAGAGGTCGAAGACCAGGGATAAGGCCATGAACCGCTGGAAAGAGGCAGTTGCTGCGGGTAAGGAGGAGGAAGCTTTTATACATGCCCAGGCTTCGTCACACCTGAAAGAGGGCATGGTTGAAGATGCCAAGACCTTGCTTAGATTTATGGGGATCCCTGTGGTGCAGGCTCCCTCGGAAGGTGAGGCGCAGGCTGCCCATATGGCACTGACAGGAGATGCAGATTTTGCTGCATCCCAGGACTATGATTCACTGCTGTTCGGTGCACCCAGGGTGTTAAGGAACCTGACCGTTACTGGAAAACGCAAGCTTCCGCGTAAGAATATCTATATTGATGTGAATCCTGAGATCATTGATCTTGAGGATGTATTGTCTGCCAATGGCATCACCAGGGAGCAGTTGATCGATATTGCTTTGCTTGTGGGTACTGATTACAATCCCGGAATCAAGCGGGTTGGACCTAAAACGGCTATGAAATTGATAAAGCAGCACGGTGGGATTGAGGCAGTGCTGGTTGAGAAGGGGGAGGAGATTGAGAATTTGCAGGTGATCAAGGACTTCTTCCTGTATCCTGATGTTATTTCTGATTATGAGATTTCGTGGAAGTCCCCTAAAGAGTCTGAGATTACTGATTTTCTCTGTAACAGGCATGATTTTTCCGAAGTTCGGGTGAAGGGTGCGGTAGGCAGGTTGGTGGAAGCTTCGGATGCGGGCCAGCAGACTCTTGACCAGTGGTTCTGA
- a CDS encoding nitroreductase family protein, giving the protein MVEKTRILELIRSRRSIREFLVDHVEDSMVEDILEAGRWAPSGLNNQPWRFVVVKDREIAGSLAGCTRYSTIVHSAHLLIAVFLDRDVMYDHTKDIQACGAAIQNMLLVAHGMGLGAVWLGEILNQKNEVGDILNAPESLELMAVIAIGYPAADSSRSSGRWEISEITSKERFGNPWK; this is encoded by the coding sequence ATGGTAGAAAAAACCAGGATACTTGAGCTCATCAGATCCCGCAGGAGTATCAGGGAGTTTTTGGTTGACCATGTTGAAGACAGCATGGTCGAAGACATACTGGAAGCAGGGCGCTGGGCTCCTTCAGGCCTCAACAACCAACCGTGGCGTTTTGTGGTAGTAAAGGACAGGGAGATTGCAGGGTCACTTGCAGGATGTACCAGATACAGCACAATTGTACACAGTGCACATTTGCTTATTGCTGTATTCCTTGACAGGGATGTGATGTATGATCATACAAAGGATATCCAGGCATGTGGTGCAGCCATACAGAACATGTTGCTGGTGGCACACGGTATGGGATTAGGTGCTGTGTGGCTGGGAGAGATACTGAACCAGAAGAATGAAGTTGGGGATATTCTAAATGCACCAGAATCCCTGGAACTTATGGCGGTGATTGCTATTGGCTATCCTGCAGCAGATAGCAGCAGGTCAAGTGGACGTTGGGAGATATCAGAGATCACGTCTAAGGAAAGATTTGGTAATCCATGGAAGTAG
- the metG gene encoding methionine--tRNA ligase: MSNIPVDKPVLVTCGLPYANGECHIGHLRTYIPADIFVRSLHKQGLKTIFVCGSDTHGTPIVVSAEQTNTTPSKLIEKYHHHFDEVFKKLGIRFNFFGTTDGAVNHNRTNDIVNRLIENNYVYPKTIDLAYCSHCERSLPDRYVEGICPYCESLARGDECDQGCNRHLEPGEILEPICKICGNKAEYREQEHFFFRLSSFKDFLLEYLETLGGTSNARNYAREWVNKELRDWCITRNLEWGVRFPGHDELVVYVWVDAPIGYISFTEEYCNNAGLDWKHIWQGDSSIIHFIGLDIAYHHCIFWPAMLKGADYSLPHAVVASGMVKIDDKTFSKSRGYVVWVNDDYLDHGFHPDLLRYYLASYTSHTKDLNFSWKVFKEKVNNELVGSLGNFLYRTLHFTHKNFGGVPEGVVSDNVLDEIRSTIRKVTEAMEEYEFKKAIDIIMGLSAYGNTYFQSNEPWHLIKNDPDACAGVVKDCIQVAKALVLLCEPVIPAKMNEAWVHLGLEGDVSQMRYDEGLVELESGRSLPKPAILFTKIDDKKIDEMEVIMNKRIAEAMAKEEKAAPQVPVVTFEEFNRMDIRTGTIVFAEAIKGSDKLVKLQVDIGEDIPRQVVAGIALTHVADELVGRQIVLLANMKPAKLFGVESMGMILAADAAGAVLLQPENKVENGTLIK; the protein is encoded by the coding sequence ATGTCAAATATCCCTGTTGATAAGCCCGTCCTGGTCACCTGCGGACTGCCGTATGCCAACGGTGAATGCCATATAGGACACCTGCGTACATACATTCCTGCCGACATCTTTGTCAGGTCCCTGCATAAGCAAGGACTGAAAACCATTTTTGTATGCGGTTCAGATACCCACGGCACACCTATAGTTGTCAGTGCCGAACAGACAAATACCACTCCTAGTAAACTCATAGAGAAATACCACCATCATTTTGACGAAGTATTTAAGAAACTGGGCATCCGGTTCAACTTCTTCGGCACTACAGACGGGGCTGTGAACCACAACCGTACTAATGATATTGTTAACAGGTTGATCGAGAACAATTATGTATATCCCAAAACGATCGACCTGGCATACTGCAGCCATTGTGAAAGATCTCTACCTGACCGTTATGTGGAAGGTATCTGCCCCTACTGTGAATCACTTGCAAGAGGTGACGAATGCGACCAGGGATGCAACAGGCACCTGGAGCCAGGGGAGATACTGGAACCGATATGCAAGATATGTGGGAACAAGGCAGAATACAGGGAACAGGAACACTTCTTTTTTAGATTATCATCATTCAAGGATTTCCTGCTGGAATACCTGGAAACCCTGGGAGGGACATCCAATGCCCGCAACTATGCCAGGGAATGGGTGAATAAGGAACTCAGGGATTGGTGCATCACACGCAACCTTGAATGGGGCGTGAGGTTCCCAGGCCATGACGAACTGGTAGTATATGTATGGGTAGATGCCCCAATAGGATATATCTCATTTACAGAAGAGTACTGCAATAATGCCGGATTGGACTGGAAACATATCTGGCAGGGTGATTCCAGTATCATTCACTTCATTGGCCTGGATATAGCATACCATCACTGCATATTCTGGCCGGCAATGTTAAAGGGTGCAGATTATTCACTACCCCATGCGGTAGTGGCCTCGGGCATGGTAAAGATCGATGATAAGACCTTCAGTAAGAGCAGGGGTTATGTGGTCTGGGTGAACGATGACTACCTGGATCATGGATTCCACCCAGACCTGCTGCGCTATTACCTGGCCAGCTACACATCACACACCAAGGACCTGAACTTCTCATGGAAGGTGTTTAAGGAAAAAGTAAATAACGAACTTGTAGGTTCACTGGGAAATTTCCTTTACCGTACGCTGCATTTTACGCATAAGAATTTTGGTGGGGTACCTGAGGGAGTTGTATCCGACAATGTGCTGGATGAGATACGCAGCACCATCCGTAAAGTGACCGAAGCCATGGAAGAATATGAGTTCAAGAAGGCAATTGACATAATAATGGGTCTATCCGCATACGGTAATACATACTTCCAGTCAAACGAGCCCTGGCACCTGATCAAAAATGACCCGGATGCCTGTGCAGGGGTGGTCAAGGACTGCATCCAGGTCGCAAAGGCACTGGTACTGCTGTGTGAGCCTGTTATACCAGCTAAGATGAATGAGGCGTGGGTTCACCTGGGGCTGGAAGGCGATGTCAGCCAGATGAGGTATGACGAAGGGCTGGTGGAACTGGAATCGGGAAGGTCCCTGCCAAAACCTGCAATCCTGTTCACAAAGATAGATGATAAGAAGATAGACGAGATGGAGGTTATTATGAACAAACGAATAGCCGAAGCAATGGCAAAAGAGGAAAAGGCCGCACCGCAGGTCCCCGTTGTTACATTTGAGGAATTCAATAGAATGGATATCAGGACAGGGACCATAGTTTTTGCCGAAGCCATTAAAGGGTCTGATAAATTAGTAAAACTCCAGGTCGATATCGGAGAGGATATCCCAAGACAGGTGGTGGCAGGTATTGCCCTGACACATGTGGCCGATGAACTGGTGGGCAGGCAAATTGTCCTGCTGGCAAATATGAAACCTGCCAAACTGTTCGGCGTGGAATCCATGGGAATGATACTTGCCGCTGATGCAGCCGGGGCAGTGCTGCTGCAGCCTGAAAATAAAGTGGAAAACGGCACATTGATTAAATAA
- a CDS encoding AAA domain-containing protein encodes MKARIETKTHRVLYPFTAIVGQERMKRALILNAINPSIGGVLIRGQKGTAKSTAVRGLAEILPEVEVVSGCTYSCNPRDEDKFCWECQIRKDEGTITTEKRLMKVVDLPVGATEDRVVGSLDIEKAVTEGLKAYEPGILAEANGGILYVDEINLLDDFVVDALLDAAAMGVNTVEREGVSVSHPAKFIIVGSMNPEEGELRPQLLDRIALQVEVVGIQDLEQRVEIVEQTNRFNDDPNGFRKEFQSEQDRINSRIVKAQQMLQRVVTTRDNLQTIAEICIEFNVDGHRADIMIERTARTNAAFEGRDRVTNEDIVEAAEMVLPHRMRKRPFEEEEFSVELLRRLVEK; translated from the coding sequence ATGAAAGCCAGGATCGAGACCAAGACCCACAGGGTATTGTATCCCTTTACAGCCATTGTGGGCCAGGAAAGGATGAAACGTGCCCTGATCCTGAACGCAATAAATCCTTCCATTGGCGGAGTATTGATAAGGGGGCAGAAGGGGACTGCCAAATCCACTGCAGTCAGGGGTCTGGCTGAGATACTGCCTGAGGTCGAAGTGGTCTCGGGATGTACATATAGCTGCAATCCCCGTGACGAGGATAAATTCTGCTGGGAATGCCAGATACGCAAAGATGAGGGGACAATCACTACTGAAAAACGTCTCATGAAAGTAGTTGACCTACCCGTGGGTGCCACAGAGGACCGGGTGGTAGGTAGCCTGGACATAGAAAAGGCCGTTACCGAAGGTCTCAAAGCCTATGAACCAGGCATACTTGCTGAGGCGAACGGCGGCATCCTGTATGTGGATGAGATAAACCTGCTGGACGATTTTGTAGTGGATGCACTCCTGGATGCGGCAGCCATGGGCGTGAACACCGTAGAAAGGGAAGGAGTAAGTGTAAGCCATCCAGCCAAGTTCATAATTGTCGGGAGCATGAATCCTGAAGAGGGGGAACTGCGGCCCCAGCTGCTGGACAGGATAGCACTCCAGGTAGAGGTGGTGGGTATCCAGGACCTGGAACAAAGAGTAGAGATCGTGGAGCAGACCAATAGATTTAATGACGACCCTAATGGTTTCAGGAAAGAGTTCCAGTCAGAACAGGACCGTATAAATTCCCGGATAGTAAAGGCCCAGCAGATGCTTCAAAGGGTGGTTACGACCAGGGATAATCTCCAGACCATAGCCGAGATATGTATAGAATTCAATGTTGATGGACACAGGGCAGATATTATGATCGAGAGGACCGCCCGTACCAATGCGGCATTCGAAGGAAGAGACCGGGTCACCAATGAAGATATTGTGGAAGCTGCCGAGATGGTACTGCCGCACAGGATGAGAAAGCGGCCGTTTGAGGAGGAAGAGTTCAGCGTCGAACTGCTGAGACGACTGGTGGAGAAATGA
- a CDS encoding DUF433 domain-containing protein has product MNAEKLLERIILDPNVMTGKPVIRGTRLTVQYILGLLGHGASVEEILDEYKGLNEDDIKACLLFATESLENTTFMPLTAGAC; this is encoded by the coding sequence ATGAACGCAGAAAAATTGCTTGAACGCATCATTCTTGACCCCAATGTTATGACTGGAAAACCTGTGATCAGGGGAACAAGACTTACGGTGCAGTATATCCTGGGATTATTAGGACATGGCGCTTCTGTGGAGGAGATCCTTGACGAATACAAAGGATTAAACGAAGATGACATTAAAGCATGTTTGCTATTTGCAACAGAATCCCTTGAAAACACCACATTTATGCCTTTGACTGCAGGGGCCTGTTAG